TTGGAAGGCGCTCTCGGCAAGGCACCGGAAGCCATGGTCAGGGTAAACTCCGCCCTGGACAGCCTGAAAATCCTGTCGGGCAGGCTGGACGCGACTTTGCACACCCTGAACAGCGGCCAGGGCACGGCCGGAAAGCTGCTGCGCGACGACGGCCTTTACCGCCAGTTCCAAAGCTCAGTGGCCAGTCTGGATTCACTGGTGGCGGACGTTCGCGCCAACCCCAGGAAATACCTTAAATTCAGCATATTCTAAGGATGCCGATGAAACTGAGATACATTCTCCTGCTCTTGTTGCTGCTGGCGGCGGGAACCTCCCCCGCCTATTACTTCGGGCAAAACAAGGTCAACCTTGTCCCCGAAGAATGGTCCACCCTGCAGACCATGCACTTCGACATCTATTACCCCCGGGGCGAAGATGAATTCGGCCGGGTGGTGGCATTGATGGCGGAGGAGACCTACTACACGCTGAAAGACCAGCTCACTTTTCCCATCGGTTCCCGCATCCCGGTGATGTTCTACAGCAGCAAGACAAATTTTCAAAGCACAAACATCATCTATCCCCTGCTCACGGAAGGGGTTGGCGGCTTCACCGAAAGCCTGCGCAACCGGGTGGCTATACCTTTCGACGGAAGCTACTCCGACCTAGAGGAACTGCTGGCCCACGAGCTTACCCACGCTTATACCAACGCCCTGGAAGACGGGGTCGCTAACGCGCTCAGGTCCATGCGCCCCACCTCTTTTCCCTTCTGGTTTTCGGAAGGTTTGCCGGAATACCTCTCCATCGGCGGCGAGAGCGATTACAACAACATGTTCATCCTGGACATGGTGGTGAACGACAAGCTGCCCCCCCTGCAAAACCTGGGCGGATACTACGCCTACCGGCTGGGGGAAAGCTTTCTGGCCTACCTCGCCAAGAGCTATGGCAAAGACAAGGTGACGGAATATTATTACACCCTGCGTTCTTCTAACGGTCTGGACAACGCCACCAAGAAGGTTTTCGGCCTGGAGTTCGATGACCTTGAATCCCGCTGGCGCTACCAGCTCAAACGTGATTTTTACCCCCTGGTGGAAAGCCAGGGCATCCCTGTGGAGAGCTTGGAAAAACGCAGCGACAGCAAGAAAAAGGGCGCTTATTTCAACCTGATGCCCCGCTTTTCGCCTGATGGCAGCCGCTATGTCTGGTTCAGCAGCGCCGAATCTCGCTACAGCGTTTGGATGGGCAGCCTCCACGGCCTGAGCGAGCCGCGCCGAATCCTGAAAGGCGAAGCCACCGGGGAAATAGAGGAATTTCACTGCTTCCGCTCCAACCTGAGCTGGTTCCCGGACAACCGCCGCGTGGCCTTTGCCGCCAAAACCGCCAATGGCGACCGTATCCACATCCTGGACGTTGATCGGCGCAAGATCGTGCGCTCCATCGCCCCCGCCGGGATGAGCGCCATCTATGAACTGGACGTGGCTCCGGACGGCCGCAGCCTGGTTTTCGCCGGACAGCAGGGGATGCGCTGTGACCTTTTTCTGATGGATCTGGAGAGCGAAAACCTCACACGCATCACCGATGACCTCTACAACGACCTCCAGCCCCGCTTCACCCCGGACGGGCAGAGCGTGGTCTTCGCCTCGGAACGCAGCCGCGATCCAGAAAGCAGACGCCGGGGCCTCTTTGCCAACCTCAACCGGAACATCTTCAGCCTTGACCTTGCCGGCGGAGAACTGACCCAACACACCTTTGAAAAGAAAGACTGCAGCTTTCCCCAGGTGGACGCCAAAGGCCAAAACCTTTACTATATCAACTCCGATGGCGGCGTGAGCAATATCTTCGCGCTGGACCTGAAAGGCGGAGGCAGGGCAAAAGTGACGAGCGTCCTCTCCGGAGTCTATTCCGCTGACCTTTCCCCCGACAGCCGCCACCTATTGCTGGCCAACTATTTCGACGGCGCCTGGGATATCTATTTCAAGGATAGAAGCCTGGATACGCTTCGTTTCTCCGCCTATCCAGCCCCCCGGACCGTGGCGCTGGAAGACA
This sequence is a window from Candidatus Cloacimonadota bacterium. Protein-coding genes within it:
- a CDS encoding BamA/TamA family outer membrane protein, which encodes MKLRYILLLLLLLAAGTSPAYYFGQNKVNLVPEEWSTLQTMHFDIYYPRGEDEFGRVVALMAEETYYTLKDQLTFPIGSRIPVMFYSSKTNFQSTNIIYPLLTEGVGGFTESLRNRVAIPFDGSYSDLEELLAHELTHAYTNALEDGVANALRSMRPTSFPFWFSEGLPEYLSIGGESDYNNMFILDMVVNDKLPPLQNLGGYYAYRLGESFLAYLAKSYGKDKVTEYYYTLRSSNGLDNATKKVFGLEFDDLESRWRYQLKRDFYPLVESQGIPVESLEKRSDSKKKGAYFNLMPRFSPDGSRYVWFSSAESRYSVWMGSLHGLSEPRRILKGEATGEIEEFHCFRSNLSWFPDNRRVAFAAKTANGDRIHILDVDRRKIVRSIAPAGMSAIYELDVAPDGRSLVFAGQQGMRCDLFLMDLESENLTRITDDLYNDLQPRFTPDGQSVVFASERSRDPESRRRGLFANLNRNIFSLDLAGGELTQHTFEKKDCSFPQVDAKGQNLYYINSDGGVSNIFALDLKGGGRAKVTSVLSGVYSADLSPDSRHLLLANYFDGAWDIYFKDRSLDTLRFSAYPAPRTVALEDSLLAGIDLGELDRYGKREALKPRRVNPAAGFSTRDPFLTEFPTFEYTAEDSLLLQRDFSYDDRPQTKDNPPVVKPYRARFSLDSLWGGLAYSPTVGTIGYVELSMSDMMGDHGIGINAGVSGKLEESNLALTYLYLRQRMDYGIGVFNHNDEYFFREVVPGPNNDIWFRYRERQSGGYFLLRYPFSRFLRLEFDQMVYQRGSYLYQLGDSLEVELANDLDLVYSPGFRLVHDNALYGSTGPLLGWRLYYDLNTTINDGKIDYVTNYLDWRSYTLFSKRYSIALRGIAGISTGPNHQRFSLGGYYGIRAYGDNLSGSKKAVLTAELRFPFFEYIDMAFPLPLTIPNIRGSIFAELGTVFDDFDNFQPFDGSKLKDLRLGYGFGPRLDLGYVILALDVTWLTDLETNSRPTFYISLSEDF